Part of the Rhodopirellula islandica genome is shown below.
AGCAGTCAAATTTTGGCAGGTAGCACCATCCGGCACTGGCGTGCATTCCTCCCAAATTGAATGAGCTTCAAACTCTTGGCGGACCATGAACTTGTTGCTCTATTCTTTGTGGAGGTGAACGCGGCCTAGGCTGCGTCCTTGGCGTTTTGGTCTGTCTCTCTCGTCGCCTCGCACTGGGCAGGCGTCTGTTTAAAATCTCACAAGGCTGGTTTTTTTTCTACTGATGGATGATCCGATTTCTTCCGTGGCTGAAACGGTGGGTGCACAAAATGCGTGATTGGTTGCGACTGGCATTTGCCCGGTCCATTGTTTGTCGTGGGCTTGTCTACAGCGTCGTGGTTGGAACCGTGCTGACAGCCATCAATCATGGGGACAGCCTTCTCAACGGCCAAGTCGGATCACGTCATCTGTTCAAAATTGGCTTGACCTACGTCGTTCCCTACGTGGTCTCGACGCTTTCCAGC
Proteins encoded:
- the nrtS gene encoding nitrate/nitrite transporter NrtS; this translates as MIRFLPWLKRWVHKMRDWLRLAFARSIVCRGLVYSVVVGTVLTAINHGDSLLNGQVGSRHLFKIGLTYVVPYVVSTLSSVAALNSRTE